AACGTAAGAAAGACGAAAAAGAAAAAGCCATTTAGACTGTTTGCAACCAGCTGTTTTTGCTGTTACATCCAGCTATTTCGCAATTGAAAAGGGTcatatacaaaatgtattaaagtgcctctattatgcTAATTTAAAGGTCATAAATTTGTTTTTGGGGGTCTCTTACAAtgggtttacatgcatccaaggtcaaaaagcactttcattttctcataatatacagtacactGCACATCACCCATTTCTCAAAAAGTGAAAACAGTTTGTTCaaagtctctctaaacccctgcTTTCTACAAGCTTTGATTGGTCAGATTATtggtctgttgtgattggtctaccgcttacatcGTACCATATCTGAAATTCAGCTCTGGAGGCTttctcagcacttgatacatagtgatatgaacagtaacgatggcatTGATTTTTCCGTATCAGTTCGAGCCTCAGTCCTCATCCTTTTGTAGGGCACACAAAGTGGATTTGCAGTGCTGATAATTGTGTCTTCttgacatgtcaacaacacgaATAAAACTATTCCAGGCACTCAGCTACAACTAGAGTGTTTGAGGGTGGttcaaagtagatgttgttcgCGGGCAGCCAATAAGACTGtatggcattatgcaaatttgtaacattgatttacattcacaaacGGCTATATACAGCCTGCATGAaagttaatatttgaaaaagtatgatggggcactttaatagaaggttttattaaaaacaattccATCAAGctacagagagaaaaacagatgTCTATAGGTTAACTaacaaaaaacaacatgcagtcaaaccaaaaattattcagacattgttgatatttttgatatatttttactagtgggtgcaggacactatggctcatttatgtaagtgaggatagcaaaataaagtaaactgtgacatattatacccaaaaattcttcatacagtggactaccagtaaaactgataaaaatttggaaccagaATTatgacactttgacctgaccatgttttgcttaagtgttatctgacataattaagattatttttttctgacacagtttaactctgagatctagtcatattttattagcatttttaaactatagtgaataaactgtattaatgaatgaaatgttcagggtgtctgaatacattttggtttgactgtatatttaaaatatagatcTGCCAATGCAAGTCAGCAGTCAGCACAAAAGTGGGTAACCATAACTAAGCTGGAGAGGTGAACCTGCCTAGGAGAGATCTCTTCagaaacgagagagagagagagagaaagaaagaaagaaagaaagaaaggctcATAAGGTTGTCTTGTAGTACCAAAAGGGTAAAATGATTCCAGGAGCATTATTTGTGGAATGCATCTTCATAGTTCTTGTGCATTCAGGAATAAAATATTTCCCCGATTTTACAGTCTAGTgcaggaatgttttttttttttttctaagcatCTCTCCTGCAGAGTTTTTAATGTTTGGTTCTGTTCATGCTGAAGTGGATTTGCTCAAGGTGAACCGAGAGATCAAAGCTGTATCCCATCTCCTTACGTTTGGAGTTTTCTAACACTTATATGTTacttataaatgttatttaacatttaatggaaCAAACACTTCTTGGAAGCAGCAATGCCTTTTCCTATCATACGTGTTGtacaatataatttatatgATTAAACCAGGACAACAAATTATCAAGTTTCAAGTAGGCTATACTAATTGGCCTGCAGTTGGTGAAATGAACTTTGACCACTTTAAGTAATGGTATAATTTTAGATTGTTTCCAAAGCCCTAGACAAGTTCCATTAAGCATCTATTAAAATATGACATACTGGTTGAGAGGGTTGCCTAGCtgcaattttaattattttccatttaaaattaTCAACTTCCGGAGGTTCTGATGTAGAGAACATGCACTAGCGCACATTCCAGAGTAACTGTTTTGTCTTGTGTTTAAAGTCCACTCACTCCATTTTTGACTTTACAGCAGGGTTTTTCCGCTTCCACTCTACTAAAGCGCTATCGCCTGGCCATGACAGAGTCAAACTCTATCTCCTCACCTTCCGGGACTGCTGCTCAGGACTCGTCAGAGGGTAAGGACCTTTTGACAGATGGGGATCCCAACTTCCCCATGTCTTCACTGGCCGAACTACTTGACAATGATGATGGATCACAGCCAACCCAAGATTCGCCCCAGGATTCAGCTCGACCTGGACAACAGACTGACAACAAGCAGAACATGCGGATAAGGTTCCCAGGGGCCTTTAAAAAGGGAGTTCCTAACCCCATGGACCTTCTTGAGTCCACCATGTCTGAATATCCAGTGGCACCTGGGCCTAAGAAAGCACCTATGGACTCCCTGTTTGACTACGGCACATGTAGGGAGATCAACAACCAGAAAAAACGCAGGAAGAAGCTTCCACGGGGGTGAGAGACAGTAGCTTTTAcctattttttctatttttggaCTTTTTTGCCACTTTTATTGATACAATAATGCAGAGGGTAAAGGAAATTATTGGAAGATAGGGGAAAAGAGATGAGGAAAATGGTGGAATCAAGCTTGCATTGCACAAGCACATGCACAAACCGCTAAGCCACAGCGAAAATGCTTATTGGGTGGTATACAACCTCTTgccaattcagatttttttctatCTATCATACTATCTGTATACAGTATCTATATGtattatatctatctatctatctatatatattatattacagtaacatttaatatttatgtaaagaACTAAATTGTGAAGTAAAGTGTTTATTCTTTGTACATGTGTTGTCACAACACATAGACAGCAAGTGAACCAGGACTGCCATAAACAGAGAACACATTGTTTACTGGGTGATAGAGTGCAGACTGGGGATTGAGTTCCACAGTTACAGTGTTTTGAGGTtgaatgagaatataaagaATATAGAAAATTGTTAAATCTTTAATTAAGAAGGTGAGACTATGGTCACATCTCATTTGAATGCTTTACAGATTGTGAAGCTTCACTTTTGTATATATTATGCTCCATGCTGAGGATAGTCTACTCATGATTTTACACTCTTGATCATGCACAGTGGGGCAACTGAATGTCTGTCGGTGTTTCCAATTATGCTTATGGAGTAATGTTTATGTTGAGGTCAGTTAGGCAGTCAGTTTTCCCTGAGTACAGGGATTTATTTATGGAATTTTTTTCTTAGTTATTAAGTTCAAGCCAGGTAGGGTGGTACTGCAAGTTTTTGTGAATGCCCATGtgcaattttatatttgtaatatacattaaatgtgtaaatgtgcaCCAACTAatgttttgctaaaaaaaatttaatagtgcttttcacagatgtgTGAAATTGTCACACACATGAGGTGAAGACTTAAGTCAGTGGCCTAAAAATTTTAAGTCACCCACTCATTAAGGAAGCCATATTACTCACAACCAGCCATGTTTTGAAATTCAATAAATGTCAGATTGATGGTTTAGGATACAAATAagagacttaaagggttagttcacccaaaaatgaaatttctgtcattaattactcaccctcatgtcgttctaaacccataagaccttcgttcatcttcagaacacaaattaagatttttgtgatgaaatccgagtttttttttttctcccatagaaagcaacgaaaataccacattcaaggtccagaaaagtagtaaagacatcgttaaaatagtcaacgtgactgcagtggttcaaccttaatgttatgaagcgacgagaatactttttgtgcgcaaaaacaaaaaaataacaactttattcaacaatttcttctctaccctgtcattctccttcGCAGTTTATgttgaagacacattgcagagcttccatgTTCTACATCTGAATGCCGACTCTGTATTGGCCAGGCTCCTGAACAatgtcggccaatactgagccgacgttcggacataaacacggaagcactgcactgcgtcaactgcgtaggagactgatagggtagagaggaaattgttgaataaagccgttatttttgtatatttttgtatgtattctcatcgctttataacattaaagttgaatcactgtagtcacgtgggttattttaacgatgtctttactacttctctggaccttgaatgtggtcattttCGTAGGTTTctatgtgagataaaaaaacctctcggatttaatcaaaaatatcttaatttgtgttccgaagatgaacgaaggtcttggaacaacatgagggtgagtatttgctacttaataacagaaatttcatttttgggtgaactaaccctttaacatactTTTGTCTGGAGTCATAATTTTCCTTAATGTTCCTTTAAAAGAGTATATTTCCCCCTGCAGGAAGGCCGAGATTGAGATGTCATGTGATGAGGGATCCCCAGAGCCCCCTGTTCTTAAAGTCTTCAACCGCTGGCTGTTGTTTGAAGCTGTATCTCGAGCAGATCCAAGAGCTCTGGATGGTCTCCTACAGTATCTTCAGTCAAATGAAAAGAGGCTGACAGATGAGGAGTTCAAAGGTGCATTCTGGGAATGGATTTGTCTATAAGTGAAGAGCAGTGGGTGTATGTTTAGGTTTGCTGTCCAGAATACAAACTGAAAAATGATTGAACTACTGTACACTGTTCTTAACCATTTTATGTGAGTAAGAATCTATTATTAGGACTCGCATTGCTAATGATCtcacttttttattaaaaagacaAAGCTCTAATTTATTACACATGAGAAATCAATAGGGTTGTGTCTCTAAATATCCACTGTTGTCACAACCCTTTTCCTTCAAGGTCCATTTGTTAGGCTTTTGTTGTTGTACCTTTTTAATGTAGTAAAGGAAATTCTATTATATAAGCTGATGTGACGTTGCAAAGTGGGGTCTTGTCTTTACTTCCTGCCTCAAAGGGTCAAGCAAACTTAACAGAGAGTAGTGAGAAATCACAGCAAACTgtcacaaatgaaatgaattCTGTATGAGTGGATAAAAAATATAACTCTGGCTAAATTTAAACTGACCTATGAGTTATGGAACCTATGATATCAGGTTTTAGAAACTAGAGAAAAATTTGATACCTTGATGAAAGAAAGGGAAACATTGATGTTACTTTCATAGCTTAGATTTACGATTTGAACAAACTcctaatattaattattaaacccTGATGTATAAATTGTCCGCTACTAAAATTTGCACTTTCTGGATGTTAAAAAAGCCAGAAAAATACCTAGTTGATAACAGGTGTTCTTTTCTCTACTTTCTCTAGAACCTTCTACAGGGAAGACATGTCTACCAAAAGCACTTCTGAACCTGCACAATGGTCACAATGACACAATCCCTTTGTTGGTGGACATTGCTGAACAGACAGGAAACCTCAGAGAGTTCATCAACACGCCCTTCAGAGATGTGTATTATAGGGGTGAGTCCTCTAACCACTAAAGACTGTCCAGATTCAACactcatacaaaaaaaaaaaaataatctgccGTTAGGACCAGTTTTCAAGCACCATCTGTCTTAAAAGTTTCCAAAAACCTTTAGTGTGGCATGAGCTAACATTTACTCTGAGCAGCTTCCAGCGCCACCCTGAGCAGGTTAATGAAATATGAGCATGAAGGTGGAGTTTCACGTGCACTTCTGACTGAGCTCAATGTTAGAGAAGTTACTCCAGAGTTAGCGTTGGGTTTCCTGCAGTCTCCACCCTGTTCAGTACAAAGAGTCCTCACAAAAACTCCTGACTTTAATGCTGTTCCTCTGGCCTCTCCGTGTTTAGGGCATTTGAATTTGCCAGTGCCACACCCGATATAGTATATAACTTTCCTTTCCCTGTGATACAGAAAagattaatgtttaatgtttaatgaatgatgctgaaaattcatctttgcatcacaggaataaattacattttacaatatattaaaatagaaaacaattattttaaattgtaataatatttcacaatattatgggTTTTAGtgtatatttgataaaataaatgcagccttggtgagcataagagacttctttcaaaaacaaaaaaacttcaaCCCtctaaatggtagtgtattataaatatacaggtgcatctcaataaattagaatgtcatggaaaggttcatttatttcagtaattcaactcgaattgtggaactcgtgtattaaataaattcagtgcacacagactgaagtactttaagtctttggttcttttaattgtgatgattttggctcacatttaataAAAACTCACCAATTCACTGtctcaaaaaattagaatacttcataaggtcaataaaaaaaaggatattttaaacagaaatgtcaggcttctgaaaagtatgttcatttctatgcactcaatacttggttgggcctccttttgctttaattactgCCTTAATtcagcgtggcatggaggcaatcagtctgtggcactgctgaggtgtaatggaagcccaggtttctttgatagcggccttcaggtcatctgcattgttgggtctggtgtctctcatcttcctcttgaaaATACCcaatagattctctatggggttcaggtcaggcgagtttgctggccaatcaagcacagtaacaccatggtcattgaaccagcttttggtaactttggcagtgtgggcaggtgccaaatcctgctggaaaatgaaatcagcatctccataaagcttgtcagcagaaggaagcatgaagtgctctaaaatttcctggtagatggctgaattgactgtggacttcagaaaacacagtggaccaacaccagcagatgacatggcaacccaaatcatcactgactgtggaaacttcacactggacttcaagcaacttGGGCTATGAGCTTCTCCACCCTTCCTCCAGACTCTAGGACCTTGGTTTCCAAATGAAATACAAAACTTGctctcatctgaaaagaggactttggaccactgaccaacagtccagttctttttctccttagcccaggttctgacgttgtctttggttcagaagtggcttggtacgtggaatgtgacagttgtagcccacttcctgaagatgtctgtgtgcggtggctcttgatgcactgactccagcttcagtccactccttttgaagctctcctaagttcttaaatcggcttcgcctgacaatcttctcaagcctgcggtcattcctttcacttgtacaccttttcctaccacatttttgccttccagtcaactttccatgaatatgctttggcacagcactctgcgaacagccagctctttcagcaatgaccctctgtggcttaccctcattgtagaaggtcttgatgatcgtcttctggacaaactgtcaagtcagcaaacttccccatgactgctgttgggattactgacctaaacacAGTATtaataccctgagaatggtcatttaatagaacttgaaattcaatattctaataatttgggatactgattttttgattttgatgagcagcaagctgtaatcatcaaaatgaaaacaaaaaagtctggaaatattttactttatgtctaataaatctagaatatatttaagttttactttttgaattaaattacagaaaaaaaaaaaaactttttcatgatattctaatttattgagatgcacctgtatattaaaaccatttcatttttaattatgttCGTATGTATCTTATGTTCtagacttttttatttaattttcatcTTTCAAATGCTGTACAAGGCAGGTTTGTGATGGCGGAATTATTAATACTGGGAAGTTATAGTTCTCAAAATACACAATAATGTACTTACAGCAGACGTTGTGTAGTCTGCCTCTCATTTCCTCAGGAAACAATCACTCACAcattatttcagtttgtttgcCAGTTTTGATTCCAGTCCTCGAGGCAGTAAAGTGTATATGTCAGATAGGCTAATTCTATGTTAACAGAGTTTCTTTTGTAGACTCACTGCCAAAACGCATACAAATGCACTGAACTACTAAAATCAAGTCATTTAAGattatttctttcttacttCAGCCAAGTATACAGTATGATAAAACACTTCCTTTAAACTTAGGCATCctttattagtttattaaatCTGAGgacaataaaaagaaatatagtTAAATCTAGTCTCCATTTGAAATATCAGAGTTTTATTTGCAGTCGGACAAATGTTACCACTGTGATCAGCATTTGCTGTTGTTCATACACCAATGAAGATACTAAATGTGattgttttgtaaatatggACACAAGGTGGCAGTCTGTTTAAACAGATGACACACGGGTCACTTCTAAATGTGAATGTTAATAGTCAAGGCAAAGAGATCTGTATAAAAATCAGAAGTTGAACAATACAGACAAACTATTCACCTATTCTAGTCAAAAAAGCAGATGACCTTAGTAGTgaataaaaataagtttttctTAGTTATGTCCTTTAGcgctctcacacaaacactcaatACAAAACTGCAGGCTCTAGACACAACATGGGGCTGTATTGCCTTATTTTCATATTGCAGTACTTCCTCTTGTGTAAGATAAGTTGACAATATCTAATAATATCATGCTGTTTCCCTCTGCTCTGTCTGATAACTGATATCTATGATACATCTTTTCCTGTAATGTTACACAGAGCGCTTTGGTTTTGACTTTATGGTCAATTCATTATAATATGATGAACTTCTGATTCACCACTGACATccttatttataataaaaatgtggcATGTCTGTAGGTCAGATGGCACTGCATATCGCCATAGAGCGACGATGCAAGCAGTATGTGGAGCTTCTGGTGGAGAAGGGGGCTGATGTTCACGCCCAGGCCAGGGGCCGATTCTTCCAGCCCAGAGAGGAGGGTGGATACTTCTACTTTGGTGAGTTTGTTGATGCTGGTTTTGTTCTGTAGCTTTAAACagtctttaaaggattagttcactttaaaatgaaaaattaagatttactcaccctcaagccatcttaggtgtatatgactatcttctttctgatgagcacaatcggagatatagtaataaatatccttacgcatccaagctttataatggtggtgaacgggaccaacgagtataaagctcaagaaagtgcatccatccatcataaacgtactccacatggctccggggggttaataaaggccttctgaagcgaagctttgcatttgtgtaagaaaaagatccatatttaacaagttataaagtaaaatatctaggttccgccagaccgccttccgtatcctttaatactgttaaatatatttgaaatatgagTGTATTTTCTGTGTATTGTGCAGGATATATCAAAAGCATATCCAGTCCACTCTGTTCtttcatactgtatattacatGCTTTTAATGCTCTGTTCTGAAACATCTGGTCCAGTGATAAACTGCTAACCTCATTACAACATGCTGGAGCCTTTACTCCCAACATCATTTTTTGGAAAGCTCCATTTCCTGTTTTATCAGTCACTCGCTCACTAGTTACACTTTTTAAAGgaattagtacttttatttagcaagcatttgaaagacatttaatgtttaaattaatataaaatatttctatttcaaataaaagctgttcttttgaactttttatttatcaaaaaaaattctgataaAATTTATCACGGTTGCTACAAATCTAgaaagcagtacaactgttttcaacactgataataatacatattttatttttcctaaaCTGCATCATGTGACAGCATCATgtagctgctgaaaattcatctttgcacaggaataaattatcacaggaataaattacaattttaaaattgtattaattgtattaaagttgtactgtttttactgtattttggtcaaataaatggagCATTGTTGAGTAAAagggacttctttcaaaatctcGAATAAAAGTGTACAGTATGTCCACATTGTTGAAGAAATTGAAGAGATATTAAAGCAATTTCCTGGAGGTCTAACCTTCATGACTTTGCCAATGAACAACCAATACATTTGGCAACCCAGTGGTTCCCATAGTAACATCAGGtgattttctttcctttttcctAAAATCCTCCCTTTAGTGCTATGGTTGGCAAATGTGAGGAGTATTACAGTTTATGCAttcattaaatgtttaactGTGAACAAGACAGTTTCTGGATCTTAGAAGAAAACCAACAAGACATTATGTCACAAGTAAAACAAGTGCTAAATGTACTAAGCATGTAAAAGAGTGAAAGGAGCCTCTGTGTTTGCAATGGAAAATACAGTATAAGGGTCTTGTATTTAGGAGGCCTGATTATGGTCTGAAGTATTTCAGAAAAGGTTGCCTGAACACATTCTGCCCCCTATTGACCAGAGTGTGATAATACAGGTCTGttaaaattgaccctatttactttaatacatgttcctggtcttattgtgttTGTCTTTGTAAACTTCGTAATGACTTCAcgataaatattttaatctaaactATTCTAGTTTATCCTCCCAGTACGTCGGTGGTAACAAAACTGTGATTTCAAATCAAGCTGAGAATTTGAATTCCCTATTCATGAACCTcatttacatctcacaatttttAAACCACAAAACAAGACGTCTGCTTTGAAACTGATTGAAAGGtgcaaaactattttaaaataatccAAGGATGACAGAATAGGATTATCTTTTCTGGTGCCCTGCCAGGAGTCTCCATCTCTCTTTTATTCACctgtaaattattttcatttgtattaGACACGGCTGTCAGTGTTTAATCCCTGCTGATCTGAGCACGAAGGGAGTCATTCGCCGCGGAGCTTCCCGGTGACGTGAGCGCGAACCTGAGAGCACTGACAGCTAATGTGATTTAGCAGTCACGCTAACCGCTCTCTGAGCGCGTGCAAATCAATGAGAGGGAAGCGTTTCTATAAGAAGTgacatgaaaataatctgtcaCCCCTGGCAACAGCTCTCTCTCAAGTCTGTCTGTTTGGTTTTGCCTATTTGAGATGGGTTCTCATGAGACGAGCACTAATTGAGCACTGGATACCAATAGTGACATTTAGAtcaaagcacatttgttatgtgAGCCCTCCAAAGGACTGATTGACTTTAGTGGCTAATTGTATTTCTTCATTGTGGTGTTTAATGAAGGAAAATGATAGATTAAAGGAACATCTGAAAGTTGGAGTCTAATAGCTGGGCAGGCGTGAAATATCCCTGGCTCCATAGGACCTTGGTCAACAGTGGGGTTTTTTTGTGTTGTGGATACTGGTATTCTGGTCCCCATCAGGCTTTTTAACTAGCTTAACCAGCAAGACTTCCTTTTGTAACCAGATATATCAGATCATAATGGTCAACGACTAGCATCAAGCCAGCAAAAACCGTAATGGTAGTCTAAACTGGTCTTTTTAGTTTTTCAGGGAAAACACTAAAATTATGCATTAGATAATAGTGTCTGCTAAaaacattaccattcaaaaagttgacgtcattaagatttttttaatgcttttttaaaaagaagtctttaatgctcagcaaggctgtatttatttgaaccaaaaacagtaatattgtgaaatattattacaattaaaaacaactattttctatttgaatatattttaaaatgtaatttattcctgtgatggcaaaggtgAATTATTCCAAtgttcggtgtcacatgatccttcagacatcactttaatatgctgatttcgtgctcaagaaatattttttattattatcagtgttgaaaacagttgtgctgcttaatatttttctggaatctgatttttttttcaggattctttgatgaatagaaagttcaaaggaacagaatttatttaaaatatacattttttgaaacaatgtaaatgtcttttaatcaatttaatgtgtccttgttgaataaaagcattaattataattataaatcagcatttatgtgaaatagaaatctttttttaacattataaatgtctttactgtcactcttgatcaatttaatgtgtccttgctgaaagacattattaaaatcttactgaccccaacttttgaaaggtagtatatgtaaaaatgtatttgatttaATCGTTTAGAATTATGATTTGGAAAATTTGACATCTGAAAATGTTTATGTTGTCTCTTTCTCATTGCATAGGTGAGCTGCCTCTCTCACTCGCGGCTTGTACCAACCAACCAGACATGGTGCGTTACCTGACCGAGAATAGCCACAAGACGGCAGATATGCGGAGGCAGGACTCAAGGGGAAACACAGTCCTGCACGCCCTGGTCCATATCGCTGATAACACTCGGGACAACACACGCTTCGTCACTAAGATGTACGACTTGCTGCTCATTAAATGTGCCAAACTCTACCCAGACTGCAACCTGGAGAATGTGCTCAACAACGATGGCATGTCCCCTCTTATGATGGCCGCCAAGCTGGGAAAAATTGGGGTAGGAGACTGCTTTATACCGGCAATTCAACTTTAGAGACTTGCATTGGGAAAACATGGTAGGAAATGGCAAAGAAAACTAAAAGTTTTTTCTCCACAGGTGTTCCAGCACATCATCCGGAGAGAGATCAAAGATGAAGAGGCTCGGCATTTCTCCCGGAAATTTAAGGACTGGGCTTATGGACCCGTCTACTCCAACCTGTATGATCTGTCTTCCCTGGATACCTGTGGAGAGGAAGTCTCTGTTCTGGAGATACTCGTCTATAACAGCAAGATTGAGGTGAACATGTGGATAGACAAAAGAAAGTGAGAAAGATAGACTGTGCACTGTATGGCACTCCATATTTTGTGATGTTATCACATGAGATTTAGAGGCCTCGCAGGTAAACAGCGGAAGTTGAATGATGAGACAAACTTGTGCAAGTTATTATGATGTAGAGAAGAGCGTTTAtggaaattgtaaaaaaaaatacagccaaATAACAACCACCAAGAAACTGTCCTCCTCATGATGTTGGTGGATGTTTCAGTGTTTAGGTTTCTGACATGTTTTATTGGTTGTACCCTCAGAATCGCCATGAGATGTTGGCGGTGGAACCGATAAATGAGCTGCTAAGGGCCAAGTGGCAGAAGTTTGCTGCTGTGACCTTCTATATTAGTGTGTTTTCCTACCTTGTCACCATGATCATCTTCACTCTTGTGGCCTACTATCGCCCATCAGTGGGAAAAGTGAGTACCGTCTAAAAAAGTCAGTTTACTCAGTGGCCATCATGGCCATTTCCCCCTAATTTCCAGTTATATTAGTACTTCTTCCATTTGCTTAAATGGGGAGAAACAGCTGGTCAAGATGTTTTGGTAACATTTTGGTAACATGCCAATTTGCCAGTCAAATCACAAAAACAATGGTATTATAAATTCAGCTTCCTTAGCTCAAAACAGGCTAAAAACCTAATTTGTCCAGAGGCTATATTGATCTttcttccattca
This Ctenopharyngodon idella isolate HZGC_01 chromosome 5, HZGC01, whole genome shotgun sequence DNA region includes the following protein-coding sequences:
- the trpv4 gene encoding transient receptor potential cation channel subfamily V member 4 isoform X1; translated protein: MTEQGFSASTLLKRYRLAMTESNSISSPSGTAAQDSSEGKDLLTDGDPNFPMSSLAELLDNDDGSQPTQDSPQDSARPGQQTDNKQNMRIRFPGAFKKGVPNPMDLLESTMSEYPVAPGPKKAPMDSLFDYGTCREINNQKKRRKKLPRGKAEIEMSCDEGSPEPPVLKVFNRWLLFEAVSRADPRALDGLLQYLQSNEKRLTDEEFKEPSTGKTCLPKALLNLHNGHNDTIPLLVDIAEQTGNLREFINTPFRDVYYRGQMALHIAIERRCKQYVELLVEKGADVHAQARGRFFQPREEGGYFYFGELPLSLAACTNQPDMVRYLTENSHKTADMRRQDSRGNTVLHALVHIADNTRDNTRFVTKMYDLLLIKCAKLYPDCNLENVLNNDGMSPLMMAAKLGKIGVFQHIIRREIKDEEARHFSRKFKDWAYGPVYSNLYDLSSLDTCGEEVSVLEILVYNSKIENRHEMLAVEPINELLRAKWQKFAAVTFYISVFSYLVTMIIFTLVAYYRPSVGKPPYAYDTTADKVRLAGEIITVASGVFFFVTNIKDLFLKKCPGVNSLFIDGSFQLLYFIYSVLVLVSAALYLSGIEAYVSVMVFALALGWMNTLYFTRGLKLTGTYSIMIQKILIKDLFRFLLVYVLFMIGYASALVSLLTICPDEEACKDNCPKYPECRDTNTFSEFLLDLFKLTIGIGELDDMLKGAQYPAVFLILLVTYIILTFVLLLNMLIALMGETVGQVSKESKKIWKLQWATTILDIERSFPVCLRRSFRVGEMVTVGKGLDGSPDKRWCFRVDEVKWSHWNQNLGIINEDPGQKDYYEQTQGGRGLRRDRWSTVVPRVVELNRGSRDHTVEMEPLTGRHRHKSES
- the trpv4 gene encoding transient receptor potential cation channel subfamily V member 4 isoform X2; the protein is MTEGFSASTLLKRYRLAMTESNSISSPSGTAAQDSSEGKDLLTDGDPNFPMSSLAELLDNDDGSQPTQDSPQDSARPGQQTDNKQNMRIRFPGAFKKGVPNPMDLLESTMSEYPVAPGPKKAPMDSLFDYGTCREINNQKKRRKKLPRGKAEIEMSCDEGSPEPPVLKVFNRWLLFEAVSRADPRALDGLLQYLQSNEKRLTDEEFKEPSTGKTCLPKALLNLHNGHNDTIPLLVDIAEQTGNLREFINTPFRDVYYRGQMALHIAIERRCKQYVELLVEKGADVHAQARGRFFQPREEGGYFYFGELPLSLAACTNQPDMVRYLTENSHKTADMRRQDSRGNTVLHALVHIADNTRDNTRFVTKMYDLLLIKCAKLYPDCNLENVLNNDGMSPLMMAAKLGKIGVFQHIIRREIKDEEARHFSRKFKDWAYGPVYSNLYDLSSLDTCGEEVSVLEILVYNSKIENRHEMLAVEPINELLRAKWQKFAAVTFYISVFSYLVTMIIFTLVAYYRPSVGKPPYAYDTTADKVRLAGEIITVASGVFFFVTNIKDLFLKKCPGVNSLFIDGSFQLLYFIYSVLVLVSAALYLSGIEAYVSVMVFALALGWMNTLYFTRGLKLTGTYSIMIQKILIKDLFRFLLVYVLFMIGYASALVSLLTICPDEEACKDNCPKYPECRDTNTFSEFLLDLFKLTIGIGELDDMLKGAQYPAVFLILLVTYIILTFVLLLNMLIALMGETVGQVSKESKKIWKLQWATTILDIERSFPVCLRRSFRVGEMVTVGKGLDGSPDKRWCFRVDEVKWSHWNQNLGIINEDPGQKDYYEQTQGGRGLRRDRWSTVVPRVVELNRGSRDHTVEMEPLTGRHRHKSES